A window from Oreochromis aureus strain Israel breed Guangdong linkage group 16, ZZ_aureus, whole genome shotgun sequence encodes these proteins:
- the olig1 gene encoding oligodendrocyte transcription factor 1, translated as MNVLPNPVIRGREQSLPLCGSGSAQDLSHCPPGFNLSSRLNPAPMLGLANGQRSSKPQRELSPEEQQELRRKINSRERKRMQDLNIAMDALREVMVPYASSPSSASSHSHQHGATPGRRLSKISTLVLARNYILLLGSSLQEMRRLLGEVSVGMGVTTGPVPRLLLAGGWPLISNPGQLLLTQESLLSSAASSSSSSSSSPSSSSSSAGAKCPMLSPGPMEAPLAPMQWSSAGAPAGSLCPCGVCRLPRFNHSTLAPRFPK; from the coding sequence ATGAATGTGCTGCCAAACCCAGTAATCAGAGGCCGAGAGCAGTCGCTACCTCTCTGTGGCTCTGGGTCTGCCCAGGACTTATCCCACTGCCCTCCAGGTTTCAACCTGAGCTCTCGCCTAAACCCTGCACCGATGCTTGGCCTCGCGAATGGCCAGAGATCAAGCAAACCTCAACGGGAGCTGAGCCCTGAGGAGCAGCAGGAGCTTCGGAGAAAGATCAACAGCAGGGAGAGGAAGCGGATGCAGGACTTAAACATTGCTATGGATGCTCTGAGGGAGGTCATGGTGCCTTATGCCTCCTCGCCTTCATCTGCTTCCTCTCACTCCCACCAACATGGAGCAACTCCGGGCCGCAGACTCTCCAAGATCTCTACCCTGGTTCTAGCCAGGAACTATATCCTCCTGCTGGGTTCATCTTTGCAGGAGATGCGGCGGCTGCTGGGGGAGGTAAGTGTAGGTATGGGGGTGACCACAGGACCAGTCCCCCGGCTGCTGCTTGCAGGAGGGTGGCCCCTCATCTCCAATCCCGGTCAACTCCTCCTCACCCAGGAATCCCTCCTCTCCTCagcagcctcctcctcctcttcatcatcatcatctccctCCAGTTCTTCGTCATCTGCAGGAGCCAAATGCCCCATGCTTTCTCCAGGTCCCATGGAGGCCCCACTGGCCCCCATGCAGTGGAGCTCTGCAGGTGCTCCAGCAGGGTCGCTGTGTCCCTGTGGAGTCTGCAGACTGCCCAGATTCAATCACTCCACTCTAGCTCCCAGATTCCCAAAGTGA